The following are from one region of the Osmerus mordax isolate fOsmMor3 chromosome 1, fOsmMor3.pri, whole genome shotgun sequence genome:
- the sp7 gene encoding LOW QUALITY PROTEIN: transcription factor Sp7 (The sequence of the model RefSeq protein was modified relative to this genomic sequence to represent the inferred CDS: deleted 2 bases in 2 codons) codes for MAASILEEEARYGSSPLAMLTATCNKFGSNGSPVRDSATPGKPVSSAPGKKPYAMTSDLQAPKSGRGGDGLTDSSYTASFGGGGGLLTPSGSPPLSAGGYAPEYNPFSHSFQTGGSQDPSLLVSKPHTTADCLTSVYTSLDMTHPYGSWYKAGIHPGITAAPANPTSSWWDVHPNSNWLSPGQAQSDGLQASLQPVAPQGSLSPQLPSYTSDFTPLNPATYPSVGLGSSSHLLQPSQHMLQQDIYKPKPGLAGGGLLEGSMGLKPGRGGGGYGGGGAPTRSSCDCPNCQELERMGASAASLRKKPVHSCHIPGCGKVYGKASHLKAHLRWHTGERPFVCNWLFCGKRFTRSDELERHVRTHTREKKFTCLLCNKRFTRSDHLSKHQKTHADAPLQGKMGLVGGEGEADPRGEEPTDGSSAGPTGAVPDASTNGEEGGKTSSANGVESSSGLLEI; via the exons gaagAAGCACGCTACGGCTCCAGCCCCCTGGCCATGCTCACCGCCACCTGCAACAAGTTCGGCAGCAACGGCAGCCCGGTAAGAGACTCCGCCACTCCCGGTAAGCCGGTCAGCTCAGCCCCCGGTAAGAAGCCCTACGCCATGACCTCCGACCTCCAGGCCCCTAAGAGTGGGAGGGGCGGCGACGGTCTCACAGACTCCTCCTACACGGCCTCCTTCGGGGGTGGCGGtggcctcctcacc ccctccggGAGCCCCCCTCTCTCGGCCGGAGGCTACGCCCCAGAGTACAACCCCTTCTCCCACTCCTTCCAGACCGGGGGCTCCCAGGACCCCTCCCTGCTGGTCTCCAAGCCTCACACCACAGCCGACTGCCTGACCAGCGTGTACACCTCCCTGGACATGACACACCCTTACGGCTCTTGGTACAAGGCCGGCATCCACCCAGGCATCACGGCCGCCCCCGCCAACCCCACCTCATCCTGGTGGGACGTCCACCCCAACTCCAACTGGCTGAGCCCCGGCCAGGCCCAGTCGGATGgcctccaggcctccctccagcccgTGGCTCCCCAGGgctccctcagcccccagctGCCGAGCTACACCTCTGACTTCACACCCCTGAACCCGGCCACCTACCCCTCGGTGGGGCTGGGCTCCTcctcacacctgctccagcCCTCCCAGCACATGCTGCAACAGGACATCTACAAGCCCAAGCCG GGGCTGGCGGGGGGGGGCCTCCTGGAGGGGTCGATGGGGCTGAAGCCcggccgggggggcgggggctacgggggagggggggctcccACCAGATCCTCCTGCGACTGCCCCAACTGCCAGGAGCTGGAACGGATGGGGGCGTCGGCCGCCTCGCTGCGGAAGAAGCCGGTCCACAGCTGTCACATCCCGGGCTGCGGGAAGGTGTACGGCAAGGCCTCGCACCTGAAGGCTCACCTGCGCTGGCACACGGGCGAGAGGCCCTTCGTCTGCAACTGGCTGTTCTGCGGGAAGCGCTTCACCCGCTCCGACGAGCTGGAGAGGCAcgtgcgcacgcacacgcgcgaGAAGAAGTTCACCTGCCTGCTGTGCAACAAGCGCTTCACTCGCAGCGACCACCTCAGTAAGCACCAGAAGACCCACGCGGACGCCCCACTGCAGGGGAAGATGGGattggtgggaggggagggagaggcggacCCTCGAGGGGAGGAGCCTACTGACGGCTCCTCAGCTGGACCAACCGGCGCTGTCCCTGACGCCTCCAccaatggggaggagggagggaagactaGCTCAGCCAATGGGGTGGAGAGCAGCAGTGGCCTGCTGGAGATCTAG